From Platichthys flesus chromosome 7, fPlaFle2.1, whole genome shotgun sequence:
AGTTTTTAAGATATTGAACATTgtaaaagaaatatttaaaattttgaTGGCCTCTGATGGTCCCTttaaaacaagtgtgtgtgtgtggttaaatAACTGGATATTAATCTTTTAATTACTTCTTTATCTACTGCATGAATATTCTATTTGAATTGCTGAGGCAAACCGGTATAATTTGCTGAAGATCAACACAATTCAATAGAGTGTTCGGGCAATTTTCTGCGGTTTGTGATGCTCAATGTGCCAAATATTCCCCATTATTGTGACATCTTATTTGGAAAATCCACTTGAATTGCTCAAATCAAGATCAGTGGATTGTAGTAGAGTTTAAGATAGTGTTTCTTGGCACATTTTGCACCAATTATCACTGAGTACATTGTGCTTTATCAGATGATACTGCAGCTACCAGGGTATCATCTGTTTTTGTAGCGCTGCGATACTGACGCCTGGTgacaaaaatctattttacCTTATAAACAGAAGCGGGCTAATAAACTGCAattataacacacacaaatattgcataaaaaacaattttagcAATGTctcaaataaaagcattaacCAAAATACATTCCTTGAATTGAATCACACGAAGCGTAACAGCCCAATAAATGGAGCAAGAATATAAACGATCATTCTAACCCTTTGATGGATTCATTTGTCTCCATGCTGGAGAAAACCAAGTAGAGGAAAACTGCCACGGCCAAGAAGAACACGAGCTGAAACCACAATGGGATGAGGCGGGACGACTTTGGGGGCTTCGGAGCATCTTGAGCCGGTTTCATGGGCGGGGATTTCAAGGAGGAGCCTCTGTAAGTGGACGGCGTGTCATGCATGTAGTGCCTGTACAGGATATCGGAGGAGTTATGCTACATCATATTATTAACATCTCGCTAATGAACTAGCCGCAACCCAATGCCAACCTGTCACcatctttgtattaattcactTACTCATCAACAAAATCAATTCCTCTGGATTCAGGCCTTGCCCTCTGGTACGTTGAGTAAGACGTCCTGTAGAAAGCAATATAAAATGTGACCGTGAAGGTTTTGTTCAACCATTGTCAActggaacaacaacaaaaaccaaaacaattatTAGAACTGTGACTTACTCATGTTGAAGTTCCCTCTCAGCCCAATTGGGTCTGGAGCTCAGGTAAGACCCTCTGGACAGATGGAGAAGAATTCAATCATCAGACTATTATTAGCTTTTTGattacatgaaataaaagtagtgataataaaaaaagacaagagtttATATCCTAGGAGAGTACCATTAAAAACCAACCTGTCAGCATAGTCTCCACTCTCATTCTTAATCTGCAAATCCAGaatcagagaaaaaaataagtCATTCATTTGACAGTATGAAGATGAATTCTAGATGGATGATCACATGGTCGATACTTCTGTAAACTAATTGTAGCTGTGAACACAAAAAAAGGCCATTTTACTGATATTCATCatacaataattatttttatttatcatctatCATCCTGTCTGCTTGTGTTCATCCACAGGTTCAGGTGCAGTTATCGTATTGTATTAAACTAAACTCACATTCAGATTCAGGAGGCAagtaatgaaaaacaataaagcacCCGGAGGCAGATGGGACAGAGATACTTactggtgtcctgtaaacgtaGGTGACCTCATCCTctgtaacaaaaacaagtatCACACTAAATGTCAGGAGAAGACGTtccattatttatataattatatcatATGACTTGGGAGCACATTGACTGCTGCACAGTAACATTTCAGATTCATGCAGAAGTTCAATGCTACTGTGGCGTCTAAATTAAATTCTTCTCAATTCAAACAGATCAGCCAATTGTTTTCCTTCACTTTATGAATTTTTTGATGATAATTATCAGATGATAGTAAAACTATAGAATTTGATAAACCTGATGAACTAATGTTTGCCTTCACAATGTTTCCATCTGAAAGGGAGGTTGGAACAGGTTGGAACCTGTATGGCCAGAGTAAGATTACCAGCTTTTAAAGAAGATACTTAGCTTCTAGACAAAACAAGATGTAACAGAGAGTTGTATTAACACTCACTGAGCACTTTATCAGGAACACCATGCAACTGCCGGGTATGGTCTGATTTCTTCATGGCATGGATAACTTAAAAGAATCTGTTTGAAATTCTGGTTCATGTCACAGGACCGCTTCACATTATTTCTGCAGACTTGTCAGATGCCCATTCATGCTGCTAATCTCCAGTTCGACCACACCCTGAAGGCGTCAACTGGATTCAAATCTATGGCTCGTCGGCATGTTCACAAAACCCTTTGGAGACAATTTCTGCTTTGTGACGTGGAGCATTATCGTGTTGGATGAAGGTTGTAACAGCAGCGATAACTAGGCTGAGGCAAACAAGACTGTTCTGTATTAAAGGGAAAAACTCACTCATTATCAAACACGACTATGCTGACGGagaggtgggtgaagtgtttgagtccacaaaatacTTTTGGAGTTTCACAGGGAATAGTGTTGCAGCCAATCCAATACAAATGAAGTAAATGGTCATCCATGAGTCCGTAAGCCCCGGCATTCAAATGTGACTCGAAACAAGGGCacttacaccatgtttttatccTCCTCTGGACAGTTAGGATAAAAACGTATGTATGTGTACATATGTGTACGTATGTACACATGGATGACActacaggagcagtatggaggcattttagtgtttttttttttttacctttgaaGAATCAGTCGCCGGTTACTTCAATTCTATTGGATTTGAATGCTACGCTGTTTGTCCCTGAAAAGTGTTATGTGGACTCAAACCGTTCAGCCAGCCCTCCACCTGCATAGTTGTGAGTagaaaatgagtgaattttcatttttgggtgaactatcccatTAACTGAAGCTCCTGACCTATATCTGCATAACTTGAATCACTATGCTGCTGCCAGACCAATTGGAACCATGCATGAATAAACAGCTGAACAGATGTTTCTTATAAAGTGCTCGAATATGATTGTTTTATAtgcacaataacaacacaaatcctTCCTGTACACATGAAGCCTGTTCCTCAGAATGTGAGGATACTTGTATGTGAATGGAGTATCAGGAGAACATGAAGCACAGGTACCCTCTTCTCTGTAGTAGGTCTTGTCAGGTGACGGTTTACTGTACTTGGCTCCTTTCCCTTTGGCCATGGCCTCTCTCAGCTTCTTCTCATACAGACTTCTGGTGGAGTCTGAGAACAAAAAGCAGGATTTAAGGAACATGACTGAGGGGTTAGTAGCGGCCGGACGAGCATGAGGCCTGTGAACGGAACAGGCTTTAACGTGGATTCGAACTCTGACACATAGTAAACAAAGTGAGCCTCTCACCGACCACAGGTCCGTGTCTGATCCCGAACTCATCGAGCAGCTCGCTGAGCTCTTGCGCACTTTTACCGCTCAGagaagacatttttctttttcacggGCTTTATTCGCTCGCACCGCGAAGTTCTGATTTAGTCTTAGTGTCGTTTCTGTTTAGCTGTACTTTCACTCTCATAGTAAAGACTGTAAACTCCGCCCGCCCAGAAAAGACCGCGAGCTCGTTGTGAACCCGCGCGCAGCACGGACAGGGCCACTGGTAGTTTAGGGGAACAAACAGAGGCTTAACCCCGCCCTTGTTTATTGAGTCAGGTGCTGAAAAACATTCGCACCTTCAGACTATCTACGTCATTTCTGGTTGGCAAATTCTTCTTTAtcgtttctatttttattctggcaactttaaaaaaaatgaagcagCGCCACCAGCTGGCTGATAATAATAGTTACTAAAGCTAACAACATTAGAAGCAAACGTTCTCTCATCACTAATGTCATAACTTGGAGTTTATGTGACACAAAAAGCCTCCTTCCACATtgatttctattttttattgtgattattattatctttacatttaattaatattaattaaatccAAATCTACCATTTTAACAACTTGAAACGGTGTGTTGCTGTTGTACCTGTTAATAATGAGCCAAATTTCAAGCAGTTTGCATAATGTTGACTAATTAAGTTTGTTGGCTAAttcaaactataaaataaataaatacaatcaaaCGATTAAAGCAGTTTGAGTAAATCAAAAGTTTTGTAtgtaaaaactttatttgtatcagTACTTGCAGTATAGAGTAGAAAGCAACcaaatttattttaagtgtCTGAAGTACATAGAAATTCTTTGTTACTTTCTACCACAAATAATATTGAATTTCAATAATtgtcaaaaaatacaaaagaagtAGAGGCCTTAGCTATAGGCCCATTTAGCCCTGATTAAAGGGAACATGTCCTATCTATGGTTTATGTTACAAATACAATGCATATTGAAGATAAGGGTTTCTAATGATCAGTAATTAGCATTTTACACTGCATTTTTAGCATAAAATAGCACAGCATTACATAACATAGCATAATGTAGCATAGAATGGAATGAGCATGTAATAACAAATTAGCTTAGCAAAACAAAGCATAGCACAACATAACATAAGATAGAATAATATAGTATAACATAACATAGCACATCACAACGTAACATAACATAAACATcataaaacataacacacaacataacacaacataacacaacataacataacataacataacataactaGCCCCAGATGAAAAACCAGTCTGGTAGGTCTGTGGCCAACCAGAACATCAGCAACCCCATCACTATCACCAGACCCATCTTCAGTATCGACTTCAGAATGCGCAgacactgcagaaaaaaaccACAGAATCAAttcaggcacagacacacaacgtaAATGTTAATTGATAACCAGTGGGTATGGACCTTGTGTCTCCTGCTACAGATTTGTGTCTGACTGACATCcttctctggctctctctctggCAGCTCAGTGTCTGGGGGATCACAGGCCGGTATCGTCCGCAGGATGTTGTCACGCTCTTTCAGTTCCTGGTCACAGACAACGCAGTAAAACAGTGTTTATGTGGTTCTGTGTGTTCTCACTTTTGACCAAATGCAAATGATCGTTGGCTCTCACTTCAGATGTTTCTGCAGAGCCTGGGtcgtcctctctgtctgtggagctgctgagtgAATCTCTGTCACTGCttagaaaagaggagagagtcaCAGTTTTGGTTGCGTCCATCACACATCAGGTTGTGCTAACAATGTTTGATGCAGAAAAGAAACTCCACTGACCTGTCAGTTTCATAGTGAATGACTTGAGACAGTGGATCCGGCAAAAAATGAACTTTTGTCTGCCTCTCTAGAAATATGCACAAATGGAAACGGATAAATTGTTGAATACATGTGAGACTTTAAACATTATTTAGTAATAAGGGCTATAAACACATCTCATCTCCACTCACCTTCTCTTTCATCCTCCCCTTCACTATCATTGTAAAACCTGAAGAAAGCCTtaattctctcctcctcccagctCTTATCCTCTTCACTTTCATCATCTCCCAGCTGCCCCAGCTCAGTGATCCCTGAGGCCTGGACCTCAGTGTTGAAGAAGAAGCTGTCATCCAGGGATCCCTGGTAAGATGGACTTGTGGatttgctctcctctctctgtgcgACTGAGGAGGTGTTGATGTCTTCTGCAGGACGCTGACTCACATGAGAAAGAGCTGTTTCCGTTTCATCTGTGTCCTCTGCGGTTGACAGGTCCTCAGACAGGATGGAAGCAGTTTTTGACACGTCGAAATCCCAGCTCATGCTGAAATCTGCTGGTTCCGCTCTGTTGTTTGTGATGTGATGGTCATCAGAGGGGCTGCACCTGGAAAAGGCAGCACTGCTGGCTCTGTAAAGCGGAGTGTCCTCCTGTTTCTGGCCATAATGAAGATCTCGCAGACACCCATTCTCTAAGAGTTCCTCGTCTCTCCTCTGCACCTGGACCTCATCATCACTGGAGCTGTAGGACTCACTCTCATCTGTCTCATTCGACACATTCCCAGCagtctctgtttctcctctgcctGCCACATCGTAACTCCTGAACACATCAGCATCCATCTCCAAATCTCTGCGGCACAGATACCTGGCTCCGTGCTCTTCAgtgtcctcctctgttcccaTCCATGTTATATCCAACACAGCTCCTTCCACACAGACCTCCCGATTTGCGTTTGAACCTCTGTCGGATGTATGAGGCGAGGCGCCTGCCTGGGAACTATTTTCCAAGTGTTTGACTGCATCTTCTACATATTCACATGAAGAAAAGTCCGAGGGATAATCTGCAAAGCCCTCACCGGCCTCCTCGTGCTCCTCCCCTGAGAAATCCTCCATTTTCTCCACATTTTCCCCCCCATCAACTTCAGCAATGAGATCCTGCAGATTTTGCCCTGATATATCAGGAAATTCCACAGCTGCAGTCGCAGGCTCGCCTCTGTAAGGACTTTCAACGTTTTCTTCTTGTTTCGCTCTCATGCTCTCACTCTCACAATCAGACCCTTGCTTGGCTCCTTCACTTTCTCGCTCATCCTGTTTGATCTCATCACCTTTTGTCATCATCTCATTGCCACGCTCAGGGACTCGCTCGAAATAGGACACCTCCTCATCGCTCTCGTTGTCACCTTGTTCCACTTTTCTAACTTGAGGGTTTTCAGCACCCTGCGGGGCCAGAGGGAGTCCCTCAGCAAAGATCCTGTCCTCTTCATGACCAAACTCCTCGCTGCAGCAAACTGACATCAATAAGTCTCCTGGGTTGTCTCCTGTGCcctcgtcctcatcctcatcctcatcctctcccgACACAGAGCCTTCAGGTTCACAGTCTCCATCCGAGCTTGTGTAATCTTCCTCTGGTGGACACTTGACACCCTGAAAATCCTTCTTATCTTCAAATTGAACTTTATCAACACTTTGACTCGCGTACATATCTTCCGGATCGGTGCTAAACAAAACTGCAGTTTCACCAGTTCCTTCCTGGTGCAGAGCTCTGTTTTCATCAGCGGTGCCTGTCTCGTCTTCCTCAAAGTTTCCGTTGAAATTAAAACTCTCAAAGTCTAAATCTCCATCAGGGAACAATGGAATAGACGAATCTGCAACAACACCATCATTTGATCATTACTCATTTGTAAATGGgtaacataaataaaaacaaaacgaCATTACTAAAAGGTTTTCTTACCTGAGAATGCATCACTTAGTAGATTGGAAAGATCTTGCTCCATCTTCGCCAATAAACAAATAAgcacatttgtttattaaaaccaggagttacaacaacacaaatgttAATGCATTGCCTCAGATCAGTCTCCTCTCTCTGAAAGGAAGAGAGCACCAAGTTACTTTCCTTTGTTGTTGCTGCAAGTGGCTTCCTGTCAGACAGAGGCTGCATAGATACATAACATCAAACTCCAACCTTTGTTTAAATATATGATGTTGAATTTCAACATTATTTGACCCGGCCATTAAATATGTAGATACAAAAGTATGTTGCGAAAATGTTTCTCGCTAAAAAGTGAAGTAACAGAAGCGGTTgttttgtgctgctgcagaaacGTACCTTCAGGAGCTCGTGAAATGTCAGCTTTGATGCGGTTTTGGTTTCAGATGCACTATATGAACTcctgcagtcacacacaggCAGTTCCTTCTCGATGAGAAACAGCCCATGTTTATTGGTGTTTTTATCAGTCATTATAAAGGAATGGTACAGTGAATGTTCTGGTTGtgactttgatttatttatttccatctaGATAAAAACTAGTCATACTGAAGATGTCCTGGTTTGTTAACGGTTGTCCGTAGTGGCTTACAGCTCATGGCGAAGGAGGTAGCGGTGGTTGGGCTTCAGGTCAACTTCTACTGGAAAATGATCACTCACCTCAAGAGCCTAAAGAGCCAAGAGAGATCAGGATTGAAGTTTGTGTTAAATATGAAACTGAACTGATAACATACAAGTTTACAGGGTCACACGTTTacctcctcctcagtgagaTGGAAATCCTCTTTAAAGTTGAACGGTTGAGCCGAACCTGGAACTACACTGGAAATAATTTCACGTCCGTGGACAACAATCCTGTTTGGTGAAAAGAcgactgtaaaaaaacatgatttgtgtctgcagattttcttcaagtgtgtgattcagtttttttcagcAGCCCCTGACCTGTCGTAGGCGCAGTGCGTCTTCTTTCGGACAGTGGTGTCTTGTTCGTCTCCAATCAGCCAGAGGAACCGGGGGTCACTCCTCAAGCGGACGGCTCTCCAGCCCTTGATGGTGACGTAGCTGCAGCCGGCGTTCAGGTCCCCCAGGATCATCACATTCTGGTGGAAATAGGTAAAGCAAGGGTGGAGGTTTCAACACATCATAACAACTCATACATGTCGAgctaatgatgatgataatgacgTGGTTTCACTTACATCTGTCTTCCACTTCTTGTAAATTCCTGTGAAGACTGTGTAGAGTTTATCAATCTCCTTCATGGCAGTTTTTGGACATGTGTGTTGGCCAATCAGGACAAAATCCTTCAccactgcaacaaaacaaaaacccaaTACACTTACTGCTTTTGCAGTCTGGGGCTTATCAGAAAGCCTTCCCTGATAAGGGAAGGCTTAAAGCTGAATTAATACAGCTTTAATTCCTATTTCTGTTTTGAAATACTGCTTGGCTTTTATGCATCAAATTGTTTTTATCTGTTCCATTTTAAAACtgattgttatattttttatatttttatatttgttgtgttttgctgcCATCAACTTCTGGCCACCAgaagtggaagagagagaggatgacaaCTACATTAATGAGATCATTCTGCGTTCCTGCAGCCTCTGGAAATGGAACTATGTAGACTGAATTTGAACTCCTGAACTGACCCCAGAACCTTACATGTTGAGAGTGATTAGAAACCTGGATAAATCCCTATTATCCAGTCAGCATGTCCAAAACCAAGAGAAGAATCCACACAGGTTatctgaaaacaaatgtttacacATGAAGACTGACACGCCACTGTAATAGTGGGCAATGGCTGGATTCTTACAGGTTGTGGGGGAGTGAAAGCGGACGATGAACGGCTCTCTGGAGAAAACATCGGTTTCATTGGTCCCTTCATCCAGTTTAGGATACTGGTAAACCTGTTTGACCGTCAACACATTGCTCctaagggtgaaaaaagagaaagaggaggaatatCATGATGTCATGTTAAATTGAACTTTTCCAGTAGTTTGTCCTGTTGGATCAAGAGCCTGAGTTACCTGTAAATGTAGACATACTGTTCCTTGTAGCTCTTCCTCCCCAGCCTTTCACTTTCCAAATAGGAGTATGGGTTGGATTTGTCCAATCTGCTGACAACAACATGAACCATATGAAGTAGAAGTCGCTGCACCAGGTTATCTAACTTCACCCTCAAACACTTGTACCTGTTAAGATCTTGAACCAAAGTTTGTATCGCTGCTCCTTTAGAGTCTCGGACCTCCTGAATAAGACACACGTCGCAGCGAGAAAGGATCTGAGGAGCAAAGAAAGACAATTCAAAAGAAATAGCAGGGGTGCAGATTTGTTTGGTTTTAGCTGTAGACAAATACAGCAGAGTACCTTCATTAGAATCCCCATGACCTTCTGGTTGTTTGCCTTTGCTTCGCCATAGCTCTGAATATTAAAAGCGCAGATTTTCAGTGAAGCTGTGACATTCAACAGACACAACCCCGCGGCCAGCAGCGCAACTCCAGTCCTCATGCTGCAGAGGGTTGTCACTCtgtgagaagaaaagagaaattggCAAGAACTTTGTCGCATTACGAAATGCCTTACAGGAACTCTCAGCCACAGCCTCTGACcttcagtttcagtttcagcAGGAGACTGAACTCAGTCCAGCAAGGATCCATCTCATCAATGAGCACTGTTGTTTTAGGGAACATGCAGGTAAACGTGTGTGAAAAGACGGGAGCTGCCGATCTGTGTGGCGGATTGTGCCGCGTCAGTGCTTGTGGAGAATAGCACTTCATCTGGAACAGTTAAAAACCTCTGAATACAAAGAACAATAGCTCCATCCCACTGAGctttgagtgtgtttttgtctctgtttgagTGTTATCAGACAATAGATGGTGTCGTGTGTCATTTCTGTGGAATCATATCATTCAGTCGGTTTGGCACAGACATGCAGCAGCTGGTAGTTACCACACAGaaccaccacagacagaacagGTGCAGATTTAACTGATCCAGGAcagctctccctcccttcccccaGATGTATCTGATATTAACTGTGAAAGTCATTTTCATTTAGACCTCAGACTATTAATTGTTACTTTCTACTTGCACGTCAGTACAAtccagaataaaaaacaacataacattaTGTAATATTGCATTCACTTGTTAACTAAAGTGTCTTTATTTTAGCTAAACATGTGTAGCTGTGGCTTTGTATTGTATCTAAGTGTTTGTTATGTATTTTAATCATGGAttatttgttggtttttatGGATTGTTGTGtgttaatcacaggtttcttgTACAGTTACTTCGGATGGTATAATGCACCTGAATAGTCCATAGCTATGTGTAATTATATAGAATcagtcactttattttattaaaggtTGCCTTGTAAAAACTGTCTATAGgcacaacaaattaaaatgagctTTATGGTTAACTCTTGCctatttacagaatgttttctgTTGATTGAACAGCACTGATTAtatccaaaaaataaaaaaactttgcAAACCCATATTACATATTCAAACTATATATTTTAGAAAAGGACAAGTTCTTAAACTATGATGCATTGTTATAGATAAACACCATGCAGCATTATACAACCTGTTAAAGTGCTAGGTATAcaatcaataacaaacaatataacTGTATGATATGCTGTATGAATAGCCTAATGTAACTCTGACAGGGATCATTTTGctgttcttttatttgtattattttattttaagtatattttagattttaaaggTAGTTTTTACTCTTTGGTATATTGTTACTATGAATCATGTTAATGAGCCAAATACGTCTTCCAACACTATATAGGACATtataatgaaatacaaacacTTGCTTTTTTCACACTTCATGTGTATTTGAAtagtctgcacacacacacacacacacacagtacatccTCTACATGTCAACAAAACATCATGTATCTTACACTTTAAGTTTCAagtttaaaataatatgaaatacaTATCATACTACATCCAGTAAAAATCTATTTCTAATACAACagctataaaaaaataatgatattcCTGAGCAGTGATGTCGTCATATTGGTCTAAAACAGCTTGAATGTTGAGGAGAGGCCATTTCCAGGAGATAGTTCTCGATACGTGTCTCTATGTCTGAATACAGGTCTTCAACTTGCTCCCTGAAAGGAGGATGCCACAGCCACAGCATGGCAACCCCCGCcacagtgaagaggaggaggaagaacacacacaccttccacCAGCGGCCACACAGTGTCtgaacagagagggagggaaatatATGTTATCATTTAGTTATTATTATGTCATTTTGTTTCATCTACTCCAGTGGTAGCAAGGACATTAATATCCCCCTGCatgtaaacatgcacacacacacagacacacacacacactcacacacacacacacagacacacagacacacacacacacagctcaccaGTCTCCTGCGG
This genomic window contains:
- the LOC133956314 gene encoding dentin sialophosphoprotein-like isoform X2; translated protein: MEINKSKSQPEHSLYHSFIMTDKNTNKHGLFLIEKELPVCDCRSSYSASETKTASKLTFHELLKMEQDLSNLLSDAFSDSSIPLFPDGDLDFESFNFNGNFEEDETGTADENRALHQEGTGETAVLFSTDPEDMYASQSVDKVQFEDKKDFQGVKCPPEEDYTSSDGDCEPEGSVSGEDEDEDEDEGTGDNPGDLLMSVCCSEEFGHEEDRIFAEGLPLAPQGAENPQVRKVEQGDNESDEEVSYFERVPERGNEMMTKGDEIKQDERESEGAKQGSDCESESMRAKQEENVESPYRGEPATAAVEFPDISGQNLQDLIAEVDGGENVEKMEDFSGEEHEEAGEGFADYPSDFSSCEYVEDAVKHLENSSQAGASPHTSDRGSNANREVCVEGAVLDITWMGTEEDTEEHGARYLCRRDLEMDADVFRSYDVAGRGETETAGNVSNETDESESYSSSDDEVQVQRRDEELLENGCLRDLHYGQKQEDTPLYRASSAAFSRCSPSDDHHITNNRAEPADFSMSWDFDVSKTASILSEDLSTAEDTDETETALSHVSQRPAEDINTSSVAQREESKSTSPSYQGSLDDSFFFNTEVQASGITELGQLGDDESEEDKSWEEERIKAFFRFYNDSEGEDEREERQTKVHFLPDPLSQVIHYETDSDRDSLSSSTDREDDPGSAETSEELKERDNILRTIPACDPPDTELPEREPEKDVSQTQICSRRHKCLRILKSILKMGLVIVMGLLMFWLATDLPDWFFIWG
- the LOC133956314 gene encoding dentin sialophosphoprotein-like isoform X1; this encodes MEINKSKSQPEHSLYHSFIMTDKNTNKHGLFLIEKELPVCDCRSSYSASETKTASKLTFHELLKMEQDLSNLLSDAFSDSSIPLFPDGDLDFESFNFNGNFEEDETGTADENRALHQEGTGETAVLFSTDPEDMYASQSVDKVQFEDKKDFQGVKCPPEEDYTSSDGDCEPEGSVSGEDEDEDEDEGTGDNPGDLLMSVCCSEEFGHEEDRIFAEGLPLAPQGAENPQVRKVEQGDNESDEEVSYFERVPERGNEMMTKGDEIKQDERESEGAKQGSDCESESMRAKQEENVESPYRGEPATAAVEFPDISGQNLQDLIAEVDGGENVEKMEDFSGEEHEEAGEGFADYPSDFSSCEYVEDAVKHLENSSQAGASPHTSDRGSNANREVCVEGAVLDITWMGTEEDTEEHGARYLCRRDLEMDADVFRSYDVAGRGETETAGNVSNETDESESYSSSDDEVQVQRRDEELLENGCLRDLHYGQKQEDTPLYRASSAAFSRCSPSDDHHITNNRAEPADFSMSWDFDVSKTASILSEDLSTAEDTDETETALSHVSQRPAEDINTSSVAQREESKSTSPSYQGSLDDSFFFNTEVQASGITELGQLGDDESEEDKSWEEERIKAFFRFYNDSEGEDEREERQTKVHFLPDPLSQVIHYETDSSDRDSLSSSTDREDDPGSAETSEELKERDNILRTIPACDPPDTELPEREPEKDVSQTQICSRRHKCLRILKSILKMGLVIVMGLLMFWLATDLPDWFFIWG
- the LOC133956314 gene encoding dentin sialophosphoprotein-like isoform X3 produces the protein MEQDLSNLLSDAFSDSSIPLFPDGDLDFESFNFNGNFEEDETGTADENRALHQEGTGETAVLFSTDPEDMYASQSVDKVQFEDKKDFQGVKCPPEEDYTSSDGDCEPEGSVSGEDEDEDEDEGTGDNPGDLLMSVCCSEEFGHEEDRIFAEGLPLAPQGAENPQVRKVEQGDNESDEEVSYFERVPERGNEMMTKGDEIKQDERESEGAKQGSDCESESMRAKQEENVESPYRGEPATAAVEFPDISGQNLQDLIAEVDGGENVEKMEDFSGEEHEEAGEGFADYPSDFSSCEYVEDAVKHLENSSQAGASPHTSDRGSNANREVCVEGAVLDITWMGTEEDTEEHGARYLCRRDLEMDADVFRSYDVAGRGETETAGNVSNETDESESYSSSDDEVQVQRRDEELLENGCLRDLHYGQKQEDTPLYRASSAAFSRCSPSDDHHITNNRAEPADFSMSWDFDVSKTASILSEDLSTAEDTDETETALSHVSQRPAEDINTSSVAQREESKSTSPSYQGSLDDSFFFNTEVQASGITELGQLGDDESEEDKSWEEERIKAFFRFYNDSEGEDEREERQTKVHFLPDPLSQVIHYETDSSDRDSLSSSTDREDDPGSAETSEELKERDNILRTIPACDPPDTELPEREPEKDVSQTQICSRRHKCLRILKSILKMGLVIVMGLLMFWLATDLPDWFFIWG
- the dnase1l1l gene encoding deoxyribonuclease I-like 1-like isoform X1: MRQSSCQFLFSSHRVTTLCSMRTGVALLAAGLCLLNVTASLKICAFNIQSYGEAKANNQKVMGILMKILSRCDVCLIQEVRDSKGAAIQTLVQDLNRLDKSNPYSYLESERLGRKSYKEQYVYIYRSNVLTVKQVYQYPKLDEGTNETDVFSREPFIVRFHSPTTLVKDFVLIGQHTCPKTAMKEIDKLYTVFTGIYKKWKTDNVMILGDLNAGCSYVTIKGWRAVRLRSDPRFLWLIGDEQDTTVRKKTHCAYDRIVVHGREIISSVVPGSAQPFNFKEDFHLTEEEALEVSDHFPVEVDLKPNHRYLLRHEL
- the dnase1l1l gene encoding deoxyribonuclease I-like 1-like isoform X2; the encoded protein is MRTGVALLAAGLCLLNVTASLKICAFNIQSYGEAKANNQKVMGILMKILSRCDVCLIQEVRDSKGAAIQTLVQDLNRLDKSNPYSYLESERLGRKSYKEQYVYIYRSNVLTVKQVYQYPKLDEGTNETDVFSREPFIVRFHSPTTLVKDFVLIGQHTCPKTAMKEIDKLYTVFTGIYKKWKTDNVMILGDLNAGCSYVTIKGWRAVRLRSDPRFLWLIGDEQDTTVRKKTHCAYDRIVVHGREIISSVVPGSAQPFNFKEDFHLTEEEALEVSDHFPVEVDLKPNHRYLLRHEL